CCTGGTCCCCCCAGACGACGGGGGAGGCATTCCCCGCCCCGGGAATGGCCACCTTCCACAGGACGTTGGACGACTCACTCCAGTGAACGGGAGGATTGGCACGCGGGGCAACGCCGGTGGACAGGGGACCTCGAAATGAAGGCCAGTTTTCCAGGGCGATGTCACCGGCGTGAATTGAGGAAACAAACGTCAGCCCGGAGAGCAGGGCAGTGAAGGAATTTAAATTCATGGGTAAAGGGAAGCCCCGCCCCGCAGTCGCCATCCGGCGCGCGGGACGGGACAGGCAGCGTTGCTCACGGAACACACACGACAGACGATCCATGGCTGCCGAAAGGCATGCGTTTGGGGCAGGTCAGGCGAAAATGTCCTTGTGGACCTCACCAAACACATCAGTCAGCCGGAAATCCCGACCACCGTACCGATAGGTGAGCTTCTCGTGATCAAGGCCCAGGCTATAAAGCAGCGTGGCGTGCAGGTCGTGGTAGTCCATGCGACCCTCCACCGCGTCAATGCCATAGTCGTCGGTCGCCCCGTAGGTGAAGCCCTGCTTCACACCAGCGCCCGCCATCCACATGGTCCAACCCTTGTTGTTGTGGTCGCGACCGTCCGGCTTGGGGCTGTCCGCCGTCCGCCCAAACTCGCCGCCCCAAAGCACCAGGGTGTCCTCGAGAAGCCCACGCTGCTTCAAATCGGTCAGGAGCGCAGCGATGGGCTGGTCCGTGGCGCGGCAGCTCTTCTTGAGACCGCTGACAAGCTGGCCGTGGTGATCCCAGTCATCGTAGCAGACTTCAATGAATCGCACCCCCGCCTCGGCAAACCGCCTCGCCAGCAGGCACTGGCGCCCGAAGTCATCGGTCTCCTCCTGTCCGATGCCGTATAGGTCAAAGGTCGCCTGAGATTCCTTTGAAAGGTCGGTGACGTCGGGAACCTCGGCCTGCATTTTGAAGGCCAGTTCATACGACTCGATGATGCCCTCGACCTGCGGGTTCAGACTCCCGTCCTCAAGCAATTCACGGTTCTGCGCCTGCAGAAAATCGAGCTGGGCACGCTGGCTCCTCGCCGTCGGCGCACGATTCACAATGTTGCTGACGTCGCACTTCTGGATGGGCGTCTTCGAATCCCCAATCCGGGTTGCAGAGAACACCGAGGGTAGAAACGCCGCCTCGTAGGGCTGGCCGCCGCCAATGGCGAGTGCCGGTTTGATGCTGATGAACCCGGGCAGGTTCTGGTTCACCGTCCCGAGCCCGTACAACACCCAGGATCCCATCGAGGGCCGCACGAAAACCGGACTGCCGGTGTGGAGCGCGGGCCATGCCTGGGGGTGAAGCGCGGGAGCGTTGGTCCACATGCCCTTGAGGAAGGTGATCTCGTCCACCTTGGAGGCGATGTGCGGAAACAATTCAGAGACCCAGGCGCCACTCCGACCGTGCTGCTTGAAGGCGAACTGGGGGGGGATGATGGATCGCTCCTCGTTGTCCCGCCCCGGCTTGCCATCATCCTCGATCAGCTTCGGCTTGAAATCGAAGGTGTCGTGGTGCGACGGCGCACCCTCCATCCCCAGAAAAATCACCCGCTGGGCGCGTGGGGTGAAATGGGGCTTGCGAGGAAGCAGCAGGCTTTTCTCGGACCCAGGCCGCGGGGACTCGGCCAGAGCCGCCTGACTGGCCAGCCCGGCAAATGCGGCATAGCCGAAGCCGGTGGTCGTCAGCTTCTTGAGCAGATCGCGTCGGGAGTAGACGCCAGGAATAACGCCGTCGCAGCGGCGGGGATGGGAGTGTGTGTTCATGGTTTCAGGGGGATGTCCGCGATAAGGCGGGCGGTGGGTTCAACGAAGATATCGGAATTCGGCGGTGGCGAAGAGGGCTTGGACCAACAGAGACAAGGCCGCCTCCTGTTGGTTCCCCGGCTTCTCGATCGCCGCGGCCTTGGAGGTGCGCGTGACCACTTCGGCCGGGGCCCCGTTGGGGCGAACCGCTGCCGATACAATCTCCAGGGTGAGCGAGCCATCCTCCTCCTCGGTGGTCAGACTGCTCAGGTCGTCCGACCCCAGGTAGTTGGCCTCCTGCTCCTTGAGGAATTGCTGCGCCCGCTTGATTTCCGGCGGCGTCGGCTCGCGCAGGAGCGCGGTCTTGTACACCTCCCGAACACGACTGTCATCCGAACCCTGGGTCGCAAGGATGCGACGGGCGAGGTGCACGGATTCCGACTGCACAAACGGATTGTTCATGAGGTAGAGCGCCTGGCTCGGAGTCGTAGTGCTCTCCCGCCGGGAACTGACCAGGTTTGGATTCGGGAAGTCGAACAACGACAACTCTTCGGGCACCACATCGCGGGGAACGGGCAGGTACACGCTGCGCTTGGGGAAGTCCTGGGGGAAATCCGTGGGCCAGATGTTGACGCCGTAGTAGCCGTCACCGAAATCCGCCGTGACGGCCCCCTCCGGCGGATTGAGATCCAGCCGGCCGCTGGCGGCCAGGATCGAATCCCGGAGCGATTCGGCCTTCAGCCGCCGGGGTGAGGCGCGCCAAAGCAGCGTGTTTTCGGGATCGGTCTCAAGCGCCTTTGCACTGGCCTGTGAGCTGAGCTGGTAGGTGCGCGTCAGAACCAGCGATCGCACCAACTGCTTCACGGACCATTGCTGAACGGTTGCGAATTGGATGGCGAGGTAGTCGAGCAACTCCGGATGCGTGGGTGCGGAGCCCAGCCGTCCGAAATTGTCAGACGTTTCAACGATGCCCACTCCAAAGAGCTGCTGCCATGCGCGGTTTACCGCCACGCGTGCCGTCAAAGGATTGTCGGGATGCGTCAGCCACTGCGCGTATTCCAGCCGGCCGCTGCTGTCCTCGGGGACCGCCGGAGCATCCTGGAGAGCGACGATGCGTAGAAAGCCGCGCGGCGTGATCTCCTTGGGCTTGGAAAGGTCGCCCCGGAAATAGATCGGCGATTCCACCGGATCGAGATCCCGGACACCCATCGCATACGGTCCGCGCGCCGGCACCCGTTCGACCGGTTCCGCGTTCGTGCCCCGGGGTCCCCGCCTGCCGGCAAGGTTGTTGGTTCCGCCCCGCCGGCCGCCGAACTCGTTGGTGCGCCCGTTGAAATTGGCATTGGTGTTGACCGCCATGTTGGGTGTGGGACCACCGCCGTTGAGGACGTCCCGGTCGGGATTCCCGGCGAGGCCGAGCAGCGGCGTCGGACGCCGATTGCCACGGCCACCCACCGTTCCGTAAAGGGTGTCCGTGCTGGAGAAGATGCCGGCGAGCGCGTGGTAGTCGCGGGTGGGAATGGGATCGAACTTGTGGTCATGGCACCGGGCGCAACTGACCGTGAGACCGAGGAATCCGCGGGTGGTGACGTCAATCTGATCGTCCACGACCTGAAACTTGGAATACTTGGGCCGCGTCTCATTCAGTCCCTTGGGACCAATGGCGAGGAACCCGGTGGCAATGAGAAGTTGATCGCGCTCGGATTGATCCGCGGCCGGCAGCAGGTCACCGGCGATCTGCTCGTGAATGAACCGGTCATAGGGCTTGTCCGCATTGAATGCGTTTATGACGTAATCCCGGTACTTCCATGCGTAGGGATAGTTCAAGTTCCGGTCCAGGCCGGTGGACTCGCCATACCGTGCGACATCCAGCCAGGCGCGCCCCCAATGCTCGCCAAAGCGCGGCGAGCTCAGCAACTGGTCCACCAGCTTCTCCAGGGCATCGTCTGACCGGTCATTGGCGAAGGCGTCCACCTGCTCCGGCGAGGGCGGCAGCCCGGTGAGATCATAGTACACACGGCGCACCAGCGTGCGCCGGTCCGCATCGGAAACCGGTTGAAGCCCCTTCTCCTCCAGCTTCGCCAGAACGAACCGGTCAATGTCCGTCTTCGGCCATCGGCGCTCACGAACGGCCGGCGGCGGTGTGGCCCGGGGTTTCTGAAAAGCCCAGAATTCCCGCTCCTTGTCCCAATCCACCGGCTTGTCGGGTTTGGGCGGCTCCGAACTGGCCACCTTGGAGGCGTCCCGCGGATCCGGAGCCCCCATCTCCACCCACTTCTCGAAGTCGGCGATGACCTCGTCCGGCAGCATCCCCCCCCTTTTCTCCGGAGGCATCGCCAGCCGCCCTTCCTGGCGGATCGCACGGATCACGAAGCTGTCATCCGGCTTGAATGGCACAATGCCCGGGCCGCGCTCGCCGCCAATCCGGATGCCATCACGCGAATCCAGCACGAAGTCCCCCTTCATCCTGCCGCTCTCCTCGGAGTGACATTCGTAGCATTTGTCCACCAGCACGGGCCGGATCTTCTTCTCGAAAAACTCGATCTGTTCGGGTGTGAAGTTCTTGCCCGGCTTGGCCGCTGAAAGCGACAGCGACAACGCCGCGAAGGACAGCAAGGCAATCGAACTTCGATTCCGGGACTGATTGGATGGAGCGTTTTTCATGGGAATGGGGCGGAGGTTGAAGGAATTCTTGGGACTCCAGGACTCAAGGGATCAGCCGGAAGAACCGTTGTTCTGGTTCCGTCACAGGTTCCTGATAGGGACTGGTGGCGCCGGGAACCGGGAGGAAGTCGAGCCCCAGTCCGTCCGCCCGCTCCAGGCGTCCTGCGCCGTCCCATGTCAGAATCAAGCTTCCGTTTTCGATCCGGACCTCGGTGAACTCCGATGGACCCGCGGCACCCTCGGCCGGCGGCGTCTGGGCAAAGGCATGGAGCTGGGCCACCCGCTCCGCGCTGAGGGACTGGTTCAGGATGGCGAACTCGTCAATCACCCCGTCGAACACATCGCCGGGCAACGTCGGCGGATTGATGGGCGGGACGATGGAAACGTTGATGCCGTCGTGCCGCAGGAAGCCGGCCTGTCCGAACGTTGGCTGGTTATTGGGATGCCGGTAGAGCTGTCCGATGCCGCCGACGAAACCAGCAGACACCCCGTTCACATACAACCGAAGCTGGCCGGTGAACCCGTTCGGATCCCCATCCAGAATGCCCACCACGTGGTAGGTTTCCCCGGATCGGACCGGCGCGGCGACGTACTTGGCGGTCTCCGGATTACCGGTGGTACCGCCCCAGGGCGATCCGGGTCCATCGCTGGCATTGTTGTGCGCATGGAAGACCAACAGCGCCTCCGTGGGCTCGGGATCATCCTGGGTGCCATACAGGTAGAATCCGATGCGCCCGTGGCCGAAAATCGCCGGCGCCTCCGCGTTGGTTCCCTGCAGGCGCGGCAGCCGGTTTGCCTGGAAGGAGAATACATGCGTCCGCTTGGGCCAGGGCCCCAGGATCGCATTCAAATCGCGCCCGTTGGGGACCAGAATGATGTTGTCCGTGGATTGATCAAACCGGACG
Above is a window of Verrucomicrobiia bacterium DNA encoding:
- a CDS encoding DUF1501 domain-containing protein, with product MNTHSHPRRCDGVIPGVYSRRDLLKKLTTTGFGYAAFAGLASQAALAESPRPGSEKSLLLPRKPHFTPRAQRVIFLGMEGAPSHHDTFDFKPKLIEDDGKPGRDNEERSIIPPQFAFKQHGRSGAWVSELFPHIASKVDEITFLKGMWTNAPALHPQAWPALHTGSPVFVRPSMGSWVLYGLGTVNQNLPGFISIKPALAIGGGQPYEAAFLPSVFSATRIGDSKTPIQKCDVSNIVNRAPTARSQRAQLDFLQAQNRELLEDGSLNPQVEGIIESYELAFKMQAEVPDVTDLSKESQATFDLYGIGQEETDDFGRQCLLARRFAEAGVRFIEVCYDDWDHHGQLVSGLKKSCRATDQPIAALLTDLKQRGLLEDTLVLWGGEFGRTADSPKPDGRDHNNKGWTMWMAGAGVKQGFTYGATDDYGIDAVEGRMDYHDLHATLLYSLGLDHEKLTYRYGGRDFRLTDVFGEVHKDIFA
- a CDS encoding PSD1 domain-containing protein, with amino-acid sequence MKNAPSNQSRNRSSIALLSFAALSLSLSAAKPGKNFTPEQIEFFEKKIRPVLVDKCYECHSEESGRMKGDFVLDSRDGIRIGGERGPGIVPFKPDDSFVIRAIRQEGRLAMPPEKRGGMLPDEVIADFEKWVEMGAPDPRDASKVASSEPPKPDKPVDWDKEREFWAFQKPRATPPPAVRERRWPKTDIDRFVLAKLEEKGLQPVSDADRRTLVRRVYYDLTGLPPSPEQVDAFANDRSDDALEKLVDQLLSSPRFGEHWGRAWLDVARYGESTGLDRNLNYPYAWKYRDYVINAFNADKPYDRFIHEQIAGDLLPAADQSERDQLLIATGFLAIGPKGLNETRPKYSKFQVVDDQIDVTTRGFLGLTVSCARCHDHKFDPIPTRDYHALAGIFSSTDTLYGTVGGRGNRRPTPLLGLAGNPDRDVLNGGGPTPNMAVNTNANFNGRTNEFGGRRGGTNNLAGRRGPRGTNAEPVERVPARGPYAMGVRDLDPVESPIYFRGDLSKPKEITPRGFLRIVALQDAPAVPEDSSGRLEYAQWLTHPDNPLTARVAVNRAWQQLFGVGIVETSDNFGRLGSAPTHPELLDYLAIQFATVQQWSVKQLVRSLVLTRTYQLSSQASAKALETDPENTLLWRASPRRLKAESLRDSILAASGRLDLNPPEGAVTADFGDGYYGVNIWPTDFPQDFPKRSVYLPVPRDVVPEELSLFDFPNPNLVSSRRESTTTPSQALYLMNNPFVQSESVHLARRILATQGSDDSRVREVYKTALLREPTPPEIKRAQQFLKEQEANYLGSDDLSSLTTEEEDGSLTLEIVSAAVRPNGAPAEVVTRTSKAAAIEKPGNQQEAALSLLVQALFATAEFRYLR